One window from the genome of Streptococcus parasanguinis encodes:
- a CDS encoding NUDIX hydrolase translates to MRQKDFRTKIDSTVFGVRATALIVKDNRLFVIEDEDGCYTIGGAIQVNETTEDAVVREVKEELGVTSTVGPLAFVVENHFEQAGIHYHNIEFHYFVDLLEDAPLVMQEDTKQLPCRWIALDDLHTVDLKPAFLKSALPDWDGKLRHIHLEK, encoded by the coding sequence ATGAGGCAAAAGGATTTTCGGACGAAAATAGATTCTACTGTTTTTGGTGTGAGAGCGACTGCTTTGATTGTAAAAGATAATCGCTTGTTTGTCATTGAAGATGAGGACGGCTGTTACACAATCGGAGGTGCTATTCAGGTCAATGAAACTACAGAAGATGCGGTAGTTCGTGAAGTCAAAGAGGAACTTGGTGTTACATCTACAGTAGGTCCGTTAGCTTTCGTGGTTGAAAATCACTTTGAACAAGCTGGAATCCACTACCATAACATTGAATTTCATTATTTTGTAGACTTGCTGGAAGATGCACCTTTGGTCATGCAGGAAGATACAAAGCAATTACCTTGTCGTTGGATTGCTTTAGATGATTTACATACTGTTGACCTGAAACCGGCTTTTTTAAAATCAGCCCTACCAGACTGGGACGGAAAATTACGACACATCCATCTTGAGAAATAG
- the sdaAB gene encoding L-serine ammonia-lyase, iron-sulfur-dependent subunit beta gives MNSLKFQSVFDIIGPVMIGPSSSHTAGAVRIGKIVSSIFGEEPKEVEFQLFNSFAKTYRGHGTDLALVAGILGMDTDDPRIPDSLKIAHERGIRIVWSIQKESNAPHPNTTTITVKNDHKTISVTGISIGGGNIQVTELNGFAISLNMNTPTIIIVHQDVPGMIAHVTEALSRYDINIAQMNVTREKAGEKAIMIIEVDSRSCEAAIDDIRKIPHLHNVNFFK, from the coding sequence ATGAACTCTTTAAAATTCCAATCAGTTTTTGATATTATTGGACCTGTGATGATCGGCCCATCCAGTAGCCACACTGCAGGCGCTGTTCGAATTGGTAAAATTGTTTCTTCTATCTTTGGAGAGGAGCCAAAAGAAGTTGAGTTCCAATTATTTAATTCTTTCGCCAAAACCTATCGTGGTCATGGAACAGATTTAGCCTTAGTAGCGGGCATCTTAGGAATGGACACAGATGATCCTAGAATCCCAGATAGTCTAAAAATTGCACATGAACGAGGCATTCGGATTGTTTGGTCTATTCAAAAAGAAAGCAATGCTCCTCACCCAAACACAACGACTATTACTGTTAAAAATGATCATAAAACGATTTCTGTCACTGGAATCTCAATTGGTGGTGGGAACATACAGGTTACTGAGTTAAATGGCTTTGCTATCTCGCTAAATATGAATACTCCAACCATTATCATTGTTCACCAGGACGTCCCTGGAATGATCGCCCATGTGACAGAAGCTCTTTCTCGCTATGATATTAATATTGCACAAATGAATGTAACACGGGAAAAAGCTGGAGAAAAAGCGATTATGATTATAGAAGTTGACTCAAGGAGTTGTGAAGCAGCGATCGACGATATCCGTAAAATTCCTCATCTTCATAATGTCAACTTTTTCAAATAA
- the mnmA gene encoding tRNA 2-thiouridine(34) synthase MnmA — protein MSDNSKTRVVVGMSGGVDSSVTALLLKQQGYDVIGIFMKNWDDTDENGVCTATEDYKDVAAVADQIGIPYYSVNFEKEYWDRVFEYFLAEYRAGRTPNPDVMCNKEIKFKAFLDYAMTLGADYVATGHYARVSRDEDGIVHMLRGVDNGKDQTYFLSQLSQEQLQKTMFPLGHLEKPEVRRLAEEAGLATAKKKDSTGICFIGEKNFKEFLGNYLPAQPGRMMTIDGRDMGEHAGLMYYTIGQRGGLGIGGQQGGDNAPWFVVGKDLSQNILYVGQGFYHESLMSTSLDASMIHFTRDMPEEFEMECTAKFRYRQPDSKVTVKVKGDKAEVIFAEPQRAITPGQAVVFYDGQECLGGGIIDQAYKYGKVCQYI, from the coding sequence ATGAGTGATAACTCGAAAACACGTGTTGTTGTTGGTATGAGTGGTGGTGTGGATTCATCTGTAACAGCTTTATTATTAAAGCAACAGGGTTACGATGTCATCGGCATCTTCATGAAAAACTGGGACGACACAGACGAAAATGGCGTCTGTACAGCTACAGAAGATTACAAAGATGTAGCAGCGGTTGCAGACCAAATTGGCATTCCTTACTATTCTGTCAACTTTGAGAAAGAATACTGGGATCGTGTCTTTGAATATTTCCTTGCTGAATACCGCGCTGGTCGAACACCTAATCCGGATGTCATGTGTAATAAGGAAATCAAATTTAAGGCCTTTCTAGATTATGCTATGACACTCGGTGCAGATTATGTAGCGACAGGGCACTATGCGCGCGTGTCGCGTGATGAGGATGGCATTGTCCATATGTTACGTGGCGTTGACAACGGGAAGGATCAAACTTATTTCTTAAGCCAACTGTCACAAGAACAACTTCAAAAAACCATGTTCCCATTGGGACATTTGGAAAAGCCTGAGGTTCGCCGTCTAGCTGAAGAAGCTGGATTGGCAACAGCTAAAAAGAAAGACTCTACTGGGATTTGCTTTATCGGAGAAAAGAATTTCAAAGAATTTCTAGGGAACTACCTTCCTGCCCAACCAGGTCGAATGATGACCATCGATGGACGAGATATGGGTGAACATGCTGGTTTGATGTATTACACGATCGGTCAACGGGGTGGACTTGGAATTGGTGGCCAACAAGGTGGAGACAATGCTCCTTGGTTTGTAGTTGGTAAAGACCTTAGTCAAAATATTCTTTATGTCGGTCAAGGCTTCTACCATGAGTCGTTGATGTCAACTTCTCTTGATGCTTCAATGATTCACTTTACTCGAGATATGCCAGAAGAATTTGAAATGGAATGTACAGCAAAATTCCGTTATCGTCAACCTGATAGTAAAGTTACTGTAAAGGTTAAAGGTGATAAAGCAGAGGTTATTTTTGCTGAACCTCAGCGTGCTATTACACCTGGTCAAGCCGTTGTTTTCTATGATGGTCAGGAATGTTTAGGCGGCGGTATTATTGACCAGGCGTATAAATACGGAAAAGTTTGTCAGTATATTTAA
- the mnmG gene encoding tRNA uridine-5-carboxymethylaminomethyl(34) synthesis enzyme MnmG, translating to MNYNFIEEYDIIVIGAGHAGVEASLAASRMGCKVLLATINIEMLAFMPCNPSIGGSAKGIVVREVDALGGEMAKNIDKTYIQMKMLNTGKGPAVRALRAQADKELYSKEMRKTVENQENLTLRQTMIDEILVENGKVVGVRTATHQEYGAKAVIVTTGTALRGEIIIGDLKYSSGPNHSLASINLADNLKQLGLEIGRFKTGTPPRVKASSINYDETEIQPGDEAPNHFSYTSRDEDYVKDQVPCWLTYTNGHSHEIIQNNLHRAPMFTGVVKGVGPRYCPSIEDKIVRFADKERHQLFLEPEGRNTEEVYVQGLSTSLPEDVQRDLVHSIKGLEKAEMMRTGYAIEYDMVLPHQLRATLETKKISGLFTAGQTNGTSGYEEAAGQGIIAGINAALKIQGKPELILKRSDGYIGVMIDDLVTKGTIEPYRLLTSRAEYRLILRHDNADMRLTEMGRAIGLVDDERWQRFETKKYQFENEMKRLDSIKLKPVKETNEKVAAMGFKPLTDAVTAKEFLRRPEVSYQDVVEFIGPAAEELDDKIIELIETEIKYEGYISKAMDQVEKMKRMEEKRIPANIDWDDIDSIATEARQKFKLINPETIGQASRISGVNPADISILMVYLEGKSRSISKNKANH from the coding sequence ATGAATTATAACTTTATAGAAGAATACGATATCATTGTAATCGGTGCGGGGCATGCGGGAGTAGAAGCCTCTCTAGCTGCTAGCCGTATGGGTTGTAAGGTCTTACTTGCGACTATTAACATTGAAATGCTGGCTTTTATGCCTTGTAATCCCTCTATTGGTGGTTCTGCTAAGGGGATTGTCGTGCGTGAAGTCGATGCCCTCGGTGGAGAAATGGCGAAGAACATCGACAAGACCTACATCCAAATGAAAATGCTCAATACTGGTAAAGGTCCTGCGGTTCGTGCACTTCGGGCTCAAGCAGACAAAGAACTTTACTCAAAAGAAATGCGGAAAACGGTTGAAAATCAAGAAAATTTAACTCTTCGCCAAACTATGATTGATGAGATTTTGGTGGAGAATGGTAAGGTTGTTGGTGTAAGGACTGCAACTCACCAAGAATATGGAGCAAAGGCTGTTATTGTCACTACTGGGACAGCTTTACGTGGAGAAATTATCATTGGAGATCTCAAGTATTCGTCAGGACCTAATCATAGTCTAGCTTCTATCAATTTGGCCGATAATCTCAAACAACTAGGATTAGAAATTGGACGTTTCAAAACAGGGACACCACCTCGTGTAAAGGCATCGTCAATTAATTATGACGAAACGGAAATTCAACCTGGAGATGAAGCTCCAAATCATTTTTCTTATACATCGCGTGATGAAGATTATGTAAAGGATCAGGTTCCTTGTTGGTTGACTTATACGAATGGGCATAGCCATGAAATTATCCAGAATAATTTACACCGGGCACCTATGTTTACAGGGGTTGTAAAGGGAGTGGGTCCTCGCTATTGTCCGTCCATTGAGGATAAAATTGTCCGTTTTGCTGACAAAGAGCGTCATCAACTATTTTTAGAACCTGAGGGACGAAATACAGAAGAAGTCTATGTTCAAGGGCTGTCAACGAGTTTACCAGAGGATGTTCAACGGGATCTCGTCCATTCTATTAAGGGACTTGAGAAGGCAGAAATGATGCGAACGGGTTATGCAATTGAGTATGATATGGTTTTGCCTCATCAATTGCGCGCAACTTTGGAAACTAAGAAAATTTCAGGTCTCTTTACAGCTGGCCAAACCAATGGAACGTCTGGCTATGAGGAGGCTGCTGGTCAAGGGATTATTGCAGGGATCAATGCGGCTCTAAAAATCCAAGGAAAACCAGAACTCATTTTGAAACGCAGTGATGGTTATATTGGGGTCATGATCGATGACTTGGTAACAAAGGGAACGATCGAACCGTATCGTTTGTTAACAAGCCGTGCAGAATACCGTCTGATTTTGCGTCATGATAATGCCGATATGCGCTTGACAGAAATGGGACGAGCAATTGGATTGGTAGATGATGAACGTTGGCAACGTTTCGAAACCAAGAAGTATCAGTTTGAAAACGAGATGAAGCGTTTGGATAGCATTAAGTTAAAGCCTGTAAAGGAAACCAATGAGAAGGTTGCTGCAATGGGCTTTAAACCATTGACAGATGCTGTCACTGCTAAAGAATTCTTGCGAAGACCAGAAGTCTCTTACCAAGATGTGGTAGAATTTATCGGTCCTGCAGCTGAAGAACTGGATGATAAAATCATTGAATTGATTGAAACTGAAATTAAATACGAAGGTTATATTTCAAAAGCAATGGACCAAGTTGAAAAAATGAAGCGTATGGAAGAAAAACGAATCCCTGCGAATATTGACTGGGATGATATTGACTCTATTGCAACCGAAGCGCGTCAAAAATTTAAATTAATTAATCCAGAAACGATTGGTCAAGCAAGTCGTATCTCAGGTGTCAATCCAGCGGATATCTCTATTTTAATGGTTTACTTGGAAGGTAAATCTCGGAGCATCTCCAAAAACAAAGCAAACCACTAA
- the rplI gene encoding 50S ribosomal protein L9, giving the protein MKVIFLADVKGKGKKGEIKEVPTGYAQNFLIKKNLAKEANAQAIGELRGKQKSEEKAHAELLAEAQKIKAKLEEEATVVQFTEKIGPDGRTFGSITNKKIAEELEKQFGIKIDKRHIQVSSPIRSTGLIDVPVKIYQDVTGVINIRVNEG; this is encoded by the coding sequence ATGAAAGTTATTTTCTTAGCGGATGTAAAAGGTAAAGGTAAAAAAGGCGAAATTAAAGAAGTGCCTACTGGTTATGCACAAAATTTTTTGATCAAGAAAAATCTTGCGAAAGAAGCCAATGCCCAAGCAATCGGTGAGCTTCGTGGAAAGCAAAAGTCAGAAGAAAAAGCGCATGCTGAATTGTTAGCGGAAGCGCAAAAGATTAAAGCAAAATTAGAAGAAGAAGCAACTGTTGTTCAATTCACGGAAAAAATTGGGCCAGATGGCCGTACTTTCGGTTCTATTACCAATAAAAAGATTGCAGAAGAGCTTGAGAAACAATTTGGCATTAAAATTGATAAACGTCATATCCAAGTTTCCTCTCCAATTCGTTCAACAGGTTTGATTGACGTCCCTGTAAAAATTTATCAAGATGTTACAGGTGTGATTAATATTCGTGTAAACGAAGGATAA
- a CDS encoding ABC transporter substrate-binding protein, whose translation MKKSIGLFFSIILGFVFLSACQNSVKQSSSGLKKIDFILDWTPNTNHTGLYVAKEKGYFKDAGLDVDIKLPPEDSSSDLIINGKAPFGIYFQDSMAKKLDKGAGITAVAAIVEHNTSGIISRKDAAITSPKDLVGKRYGTWNDPIELEMIKSMMKKEGADFNQVKLVPNSDSNSITPIENKVFDAAWIYHGWDGILAEQKGMKTNFFYMKDFVPAFDYYSPVIIANNDYLKSHKEEAKKFIQAVKKGYQYAIEHPEEAADILIKQAPALANQRDFVLAAQKYLSSQYASDKDKWGQFDPKRWNAFYAWAKEQGLVSNDLEDKGFTNELVGD comes from the coding sequence ATGAAAAAGTCAATAGGTTTATTTTTCTCAATAATATTGGGATTTGTTTTCTTGAGTGCTTGTCAAAATTCTGTCAAGCAATCGTCAAGTGGTTTGAAAAAGATTGATTTTATTCTAGATTGGACCCCGAATACCAATCATACGGGTCTCTATGTAGCAAAGGAAAAAGGGTATTTTAAAGATGCAGGACTGGATGTAGATATAAAACTTCCGCCGGAAGACAGTAGTTCTGATTTGATTATCAATGGGAAAGCTCCATTTGGTATTTATTTCCAAGATTCTATGGCCAAGAAATTGGATAAAGGTGCGGGTATTACCGCTGTTGCAGCTATTGTTGAACACAATACGTCAGGGATTATTTCAAGAAAAGATGCAGCGATCACAAGTCCAAAAGATTTGGTTGGTAAGCGGTATGGTACCTGGAATGATCCGATTGAGTTGGAAATGATCAAATCGATGATGAAAAAAGAAGGTGCTGATTTTAATCAAGTAAAATTGGTTCCAAATAGTGATTCAAATTCCATTACTCCGATTGAAAATAAGGTCTTTGATGCTGCTTGGATTTATCACGGTTGGGATGGAATTTTGGCTGAGCAAAAGGGAATGAAGACCAATTTCTTCTATATGAAAGATTTTGTTCCTGCATTTGACTACTATTCGCCTGTTATTATTGCTAACAATGACTATTTGAAGTCTCATAAAGAGGAAGCAAAAAAATTCATTCAAGCGGTGAAAAAAGGCTACCAATATGCTATAGAGCATCCGGAAGAAGCAGCGGATATCTTGATTAAACAGGCCCCTGCCTTGGCTAACCAGCGTGATTTTGTTCTAGCTGCCCAAAAATATCTTTCCAGTCAATATGCTTCAGACAAGGACAAGTGGGGGCAGTTTGATCCTAAGCGATGGAATGCTTTTTATGCTTGGGCAAAAGAGCAAGGATTGGTTTCAAATGACTTAGAAGACAAAGGTTTCACAAATGAATTGGTAGGTGACTGA
- a CDS encoding DHH family phosphoesterase, protein MMKKFRLSFIHYVLIGFISFAILAIFLRIFGKGYVTLIAIFLVLAGLIALFEYQLQISELDELEQIQYVNHQAESGLASLLDKMPVGVIKINEESNEVEWFNPYAELIFSTDDGDFDVESLKKLLNTLFEDKGHYVTVADKKYSVYFDQTSSVVYFFDVSSEYEATVGLVTTRPVIGIISVDNYDDLEDVISDSDISNINSFIANFVEEFTAHYHMFYRRVGMDRFYLFTDYTVLEQLMKSKFSVIDQFREEAKNRELPITLSMGFSYGDGEHDEIGKVALLNLNLAEVRGGDQAVVKENDEQKNPIFFGGGTASAVKRTRTRTRAMMTAISDKIKSVDQVFIVGHRNLDMDALGASVGMQFFSSNILASSYVVYDPHAMASDISRAIAKLEEEQVTKILPLEEAMQMVTDRSLLIMVDHSKTALTLSKEFYQEFKQIIVIDHHRRDDDFPENVLITYIESGASSASELVSELIQFQKSKKNRLTKIQASVLMAGIMLDTKNFSTRVTSRTFDVASYLRSRGSDSVAIQEISAIQFDEYREVNELILTGEKILPHIIVACANTTKAYDSVTISKAADSVLAMSEVEATFVIACNQSGTVSISARSRSKVNVQRIMEQLGGGGHFNSAASQIEGQDLMSIRQQLIETIENEVTIEKENVE, encoded by the coding sequence ATGATGAAAAAATTTCGTTTATCGTTCATCCATTATGTGTTAATTGGTTTTATTTCATTTGCAATTTTAGCAATTTTTTTAAGAATCTTTGGCAAAGGCTATGTAACTCTCATTGCAATTTTTTTAGTCTTAGCTGGATTGATTGCTTTATTTGAATACCAGTTACAAATTTCAGAGTTAGATGAATTAGAACAAATACAATATGTTAACCATCAGGCAGAAAGCGGATTAGCATCCCTCCTTGATAAAATGCCTGTTGGAGTTATCAAAATTAATGAAGAGTCAAATGAAGTAGAGTGGTTCAACCCTTATGCTGAATTGATTTTTTCAACAGATGATGGGGACTTTGATGTTGAATCATTGAAAAAGTTACTCAATACTTTGTTTGAGGATAAAGGACATTATGTCACTGTAGCCGATAAGAAATATTCTGTTTACTTTGATCAGACGTCTAGTGTTGTTTACTTTTTTGATGTTTCAAGTGAGTATGAAGCAACTGTGGGATTGGTGACAACTCGTCCCGTTATCGGTATTATTTCTGTTGATAACTATGATGATCTAGAAGATGTCATTTCAGACTCTGATATTAGCAATATCAATAGTTTTATTGCCAACTTTGTAGAAGAGTTTACAGCTCATTACCATATGTTTTACAGACGTGTGGGGATGGATCGTTTCTATTTGTTTACAGACTACACGGTCTTAGAACAGTTGATGAAATCAAAATTTTCTGTCATCGATCAATTCCGTGAAGAAGCTAAAAATCGTGAGCTACCTATTACCTTAAGTATGGGATTCTCGTATGGTGACGGGGAGCATGATGAGATTGGTAAAGTGGCTCTCTTGAACCTAAACCTTGCGGAAGTTCGTGGTGGGGATCAAGCAGTAGTCAAAGAAAATGATGAACAGAAAAACCCTATTTTCTTTGGTGGTGGAACAGCTTCGGCTGTGAAGCGGACTCGGACTCGCACACGCGCTATGATGACAGCTATTTCGGATAAAATTAAATCCGTTGATCAAGTTTTCATTGTTGGGCATAGAAACTTGGATATGGACGCTTTAGGAGCGTCTGTGGGGATGCAGTTTTTCTCTAGCAATATTTTGGCTTCCTCTTATGTGGTCTATGACCCGCATGCAATGGCTAGTGATATTTCAAGAGCAATTGCGAAACTAGAAGAAGAGCAGGTGACGAAAATCCTTCCCCTAGAGGAAGCCATGCAAATGGTGACGGATCGCTCTTTGTTAATTATGGTGGACCATTCTAAGACAGCCTTGACTCTTTCAAAAGAGTTTTATCAGGAATTTAAACAGATTATTGTCATTGACCATCATCGTCGGGATGATGATTTCCCTGAAAATGTTCTGATCACTTATATCGAGAGTGGTGCAAGTAGTGCGAGTGAATTGGTTAGTGAGCTTATTCAGTTCCAGAAATCGAAGAAAAATCGGTTAACGAAGATTCAAGCAAGTGTCTTGATGGCTGGAATCATGCTGGATACTAAGAACTTCTCCACACGTGTTACAAGTCGGACCTTTGATGTGGCGAGTTACCTTCGCTCAAGAGGTAGTGATAGTGTAGCCATCCAGGAGATCTCTGCTATTCAGTTTGACGAGTACCGCGAAGTGAACGAACTGATCTTGACTGGTGAAAAGATTTTGCCACATATCATCGTAGCTTGTGCCAATACGACTAAAGCCTATGATTCAGTAACTATTAGTAAAGCAGCTGATAGTGTGCTAGCCATGTCTGAGGTGGAAGCAACCTTTGTCATCGCTTGTAATCAAAGTGGGACTGTCTCGATTTCTGCACGAAGTCGAAGCAAAGTCAATGTACAGCGTATCATGGAACAGCTTGGCGGAGGAGGTCATTTCAATTCGGCGGCTTCTCAAATTGAGGGTCAAGATTTGATGAGTATTCGTCAACAATTGATTGAGACTATTGAAAACGAAGTAACTATTGAAAAGGAGAATGTAGAATGA
- a CDS encoding Veg family protein, translating into MSDAFTDVAKMKKIKEEIKAHEGQVVEMTLENGRKRQKNKFGRLIEVYPSLFIIEYTNDNSLPGEPANTYVESYTYSDILTEKNLIRYLD; encoded by the coding sequence ATGAGTGATGCATTTACAGATGTTGCAAAAATGAAAAAAATTAAAGAAGAGATCAAGGCCCATGAAGGACAAGTGGTTGAAATGACGCTTGAAAATGGACGGAAACGTCAAAAAAATAAATTTGGACGCTTGATTGAGGTCTATCCTTCTTTATTTATTATCGAGTATACGAACGATAATAGCTTACCAGGTGAACCGGCTAATACATACGTGGAGTCTTATACCTATTCAGATATTTTAACAGAGAAGAATTTAATTCGTTATTTGGATTAA
- a CDS encoding LysM peptidoglycan-binding domain-containing protein, whose product MNKKQMMKRIIGLSLLAGLFLPIVANADSYTVKSGDTLSAIAKEKNTTVDAIAKKNKISNVNLISVGQVLEIEDANTTQKTTEQAPASKTDTTQATTTVSASDGLSAEDAAAKEWIAQKESSGSYTAQNGQYYGRYQLTITYLNGDLSPANQEKVANQYVVNRYGSWSAAKNFWLANGWY is encoded by the coding sequence ATGAATAAAAAACAAATGATGAAACGAATTATTGGACTTAGTTTACTTGCAGGACTTTTCCTTCCAATTGTAGCGAATGCAGATTCTTATACTGTAAAATCAGGTGATACTTTATCAGCTATTGCTAAAGAGAAGAACACAACGGTTGATGCAATTGCTAAGAAAAATAAGATTAGTAACGTGAATCTCATCTCAGTTGGTCAAGTTCTTGAAATTGAAGATGCAAATACAACGCAGAAAACCACGGAGCAAGCTCCTGCTAGTAAAACGGATACTACACAAGCAACAACTACTGTCTCTGCTTCAGATGGCTTGAGTGCGGAAGATGCGGCTGCTAAGGAATGGATTGCCCAAAAAGAGTCAAGTGGTAGTTATACAGCACAAAATGGCCAATATTATGGTCGTTACCAATTGACTATCACTTATTTGAATGGTGATTTATCACCTGCAAACCAGGAAAAAGTGGCCAATCAATATGTTGTCAACCGTTATGGATCATGGTCAGCAGCTAAAAATTTCTGGTTGGCAAATGGCTGGTATTAA
- a CDS encoding ABC transporter permease — MSLVKRYSKQLIGFAGFSSLLVLWQLAGFLNILPKFVLPTPLEIGNAFVRDRALLIHHSLSTLQVALIGLVIGVLLAAGFAILMDSFQWVNDLVYPFMVVIQTIPTIALAPILVLWFGYGMLPKLVLIIITVVFPIVVSLLDGFRHCDQDILRLFQIMQANRFQTLVHYKIPAALPYFFAGLRVSVSYAFISTVVSEWLGGFDGLGVYMIQSKKLFQYDTMFAIIVLISAISLLGMFLVDQLERTILKWKKD; from the coding sequence ATGTCTCTTGTAAAAAGATATTCAAAACAATTGATAGGATTTGCAGGTTTTAGCAGTCTTCTTGTCTTATGGCAGTTAGCAGGATTTTTAAATATCCTCCCCAAATTTGTATTACCAACGCCACTTGAAATTGGGAATGCCTTTGTACGAGATCGAGCTCTCCTGATTCATCACAGTTTGTCTACCCTTCAAGTGGCCTTGATCGGACTTGTTATAGGGGTTCTTCTTGCTGCTGGATTTGCGATTCTCATGGATAGTTTTCAATGGGTGAATGATCTGGTCTATCCTTTTATGGTTGTTATTCAAACCATTCCGACGATTGCCTTGGCCCCCATCCTGGTTCTTTGGTTTGGTTATGGTATGCTTCCAAAACTAGTTTTGATCATTATTACGGTTGTATTTCCCATCGTAGTCAGTCTGTTAGATGGTTTTCGGCATTGCGATCAAGATATTCTGAGATTGTTTCAGATTATGCAAGCCAATCGCTTTCAGACTTTAGTCCATTATAAAATTCCTGCAGCGCTTCCTTATTTTTTCGCAGGTTTACGTGTGAGCGTTTCCTATGCTTTTATCAGTACGGTCGTTTCAGAATGGTTAGGAGGTTTTGATGGATTGGGGGTCTATATGATCCAGTCGAAGAAGTTATTTCAGTATGATACGATGTTTGCGATCATTGTATTGATTTCTGCTATTAGTTTACTCGGTATGTTTCTCGTTGACCAATTAGAACGAACCATTCTGAAATGGAAAAAGGATTGA
- the dnaB gene encoding replicative DNA helicase — MAEIEELRTQPQDIQAEQSVLGAIFIDEGKLVFVREYIEPGDFFKYSHRLIFKAMIDLADRGDAIDATTVRNILDSQGDLQNIGGLSYLVEVINSVPTSANAEYYAKIVAEKAVLRRLISRLTESINQAYDGASPSDEIIAGAEKALIDVSENANRSGFKNIRDVLNINFGSLEARSLQTSDITGIATGYRDLDHMTTGLHEEELIILAARPAVGKTAFALNIAQNIGTKLDKTVAIFSLEMGAESLVDRMLAAEGLIESHSIRTGQLTDEEWRKYAIAQGNLANASIYIDDTPGIRITEIRSRARKLAQETGNLGLILIDYLQLITGTGRENRQQEVSEISRQLKILAKELKVPVIALSQLSRGVEQRQDKRPVLSDIRESGSIEQDADIVAFLYRDDYYDRAGEEEEDGMPNNTVEVIIEKNRSGARGTVELIFQKEYNKFSSISKREDQ, encoded by the coding sequence ATGGCTGAGATAGAGGAATTACGAACACAACCTCAGGATATCCAAGCGGAGCAATCAGTGTTGGGAGCCATCTTTATTGATGAGGGGAAATTGGTCTTTGTTCGTGAATATATCGAGCCGGGCGATTTCTTTAAGTACTCGCACCGTTTGATTTTTAAAGCCATGATCGATCTAGCTGACCGCGGGGATGCGATTGATGCGACGACTGTTCGAAATATTTTAGATAGTCAGGGGGATCTCCAAAATATTGGCGGTCTCTCCTATTTGGTAGAAGTCATTAATTCGGTACCAACTTCAGCTAACGCGGAGTATTACGCGAAGATTGTTGCCGAAAAAGCTGTCTTACGTCGATTGATCTCTCGATTAACGGAAAGTATTAATCAAGCTTATGATGGTGCAAGTCCTTCAGATGAAATCATTGCGGGTGCTGAAAAAGCTCTGATTGATGTTAGTGAAAACGCAAATCGTAGTGGATTTAAAAATATTCGAGACGTCTTGAATATAAATTTTGGTAGCTTGGAAGCCCGCTCTCTTCAAACCTCTGATATTACGGGTATTGCGACAGGCTATCGCGATTTGGACCATATGACGACAGGGCTACATGAGGAAGAGTTGATTATTTTAGCGGCTCGTCCTGCAGTAGGGAAAACAGCCTTTGCTCTAAATATTGCTCAAAATATCGGGACAAAGTTGGATAAGACAGTGGCTATTTTCTCATTAGAAATGGGTGCTGAAAGTTTGGTTGACCGGATGTTAGCAGCTGAAGGCTTGATTGAATCCCATTCGATTCGTACAGGTCAATTGACGGATGAAGAATGGCGGAAATATGCCATTGCTCAAGGAAATTTGGCCAATGCGAGTATTTACATCGATGATACCCCAGGAATTCGGATCACTGAGATTCGTTCGAGAGCAAGAAAATTAGCGCAGGAAACAGGGAATCTCGGTCTTATTCTGATTGACTACCTGCAGCTGATTACAGGGACTGGAAGAGAAAACCGTCAACAGGAAGTTTCAGAAATTTCTCGTCAGTTAAAGATTTTAGCTAAGGAACTAAAAGTTCCCGTCATTGCTTTGAGTCAGCTATCACGTGGTGTGGAACAGCGCCAAGACAAACGTCCTGTTCTTTCTGATATTCGTGAATCTGGATCGATTGAACAGGATGCAGATATTGTTGCTTTCTTGTACCGTGATGATTATTATGATCGAGCTGGTGAAGAGGAAGAAGATGGAATGCCTAATAATACGGTTGAAGTGATTATCGAGAAAAACCGTTCAGGTGCGCGTGGGACAGTCGAATTAATATTCCAAAAGGAATACAATAAATTCTCAAGTATTTCAAAGAGAGAGGATCAATAA